A window of Salmo trutta chromosome 31, fSalTru1.1, whole genome shotgun sequence contains these coding sequences:
- the LOC115169303 gene encoding ATP-sensitive inward rectifier potassium channel 10 isoform X1 yields the protein MCCHGDGIHPIGKMTSATPPSSRSCSPQKVCHSQTQTDVLKPLLGAGGSGGGGTLRRRRRVLSKDGRSNVRIEHISGRSALYMRDLWTTFLDMQWRWKFFLFTLTFTGTWFLFGVLWYLVALVHGDLLEFNPPSNHTPCVLQMQTLTGAFLFSLESQTTIGYGFRCITEECPAAIILLILQLVITMVLEIFITGTFLAKVARPKKRGETVKFSQHAVVSSHEGRPCLMIRVANMRKSLLLGCQVTGKLLQTSHTKEGETVRLDQRNVPFQVDTSSDSPFLILPLTFYHIIDDNSPLRAWAAKGGGWTDPELADFELLVIMSATVEPTSATCQVRTSYLPDEILWGYEFPPVVSLSPSGKYVADFAFFDKVAKTKTTPLFKTSRPQSYHGNGGGGGGGVEGTDPEKIRLEQSYRERGEEGRGRVRDSSPLSVRISNV from the exons ATGTGTTGTCATGGAGATGGAATACATCCGATTGGAAAG ATGACATCTGCCACGCCCCCTTCCTCCCGAAGCTGCTCCCCTCAGAAGGTGTGTCACTCGCAGACACAGACAGACGTTCTAAAGCCCCTATTGGGCGCCGGGGGATCTGGCGGGGGCGGGACCTTGAGGAGgcggagacgtgttctgtctaaGGATGGGCGGAGTAACGTACGCATCGAACACATCAGCGGGCGGTCGGCCCTGTACATGCGTGACCTCTGGACGACATTCCTGGATATGCAGTGGCGGTGGAAGTTCTTTCTCTTCACCCTTACCTTCACGGGGACGTGGTTCCTGTTCGGGGTTCTGTGGTACCTGGTGGCATTAGTGCATGGAGATCTGCTGg AGTTCAACCCACCGTCGAACCACACCCCGTGTGTGCTGCAGATGCAGACGCTGACTGGGGCATTCCTGTTCTCGCTGGAGTCCCAGACCACCATTGGCTACGGCTTCCGTTGCATCACAGAGGAATGTCCAGCTGCCATCATCCTCCTGATCCTGCAACTCGTCATCACCATGGTGCTGGAGATCTTCATCACCGGAACCTTCCTCGCCAAG GTGGCTCGGCCAAAGAAGCGAGGTGAGACGGTGAAGTTTAGCCAGCACGCCGTGGTGTCCAGTCACGAAGGCCGACCCTGCCTCATGATCCGAGTGGCCAACATGCGGAAGAGCCTGCTGCTGGGGTGCCAG GTGACGGGGAAGCTGCTGCAGACATCTCATACTAAGGAGGGGGAGACGGTGCGTCTGGACCAGAGGAACGTTCCCTTCCAGGTGGACACGTCCAGCGACAGCCCcttcctcatcctccccctcACATTTTACCACATCATAGACGACAACAGCCCGCTCAGGGCCTGGGCCGCCAAGG gcggGGGATGGACAGATCCTGAGCTGGCGGACTTTGAGCTGCTGGTTATCATGAGTGCCACGGTAGAGCCCACCTCAGCCACCTGCCAGGTGCGTACCTCCTACCTGCCTGACGAGATCCTGTGGGGGTATGAGTTCCCCCCTgtggtctccctctccccctcagggAAGTACGTGGCCGACTTTGCCTTCTTCGACAAAGTGGCCAAAACCAAGACCACGCCCCTCTTCAAAACATCCCGCCCACAGAGCTACCATGGCaacgggggaggaggaggtgggggggtggaggggactgACCCGGAGAAGATCCGATTGGAGcagagctacagggagagaggagaggaagggagagggagggtcaGAGACAGTAGCCCTCTCAGTGTCCGCATCAGCAATGTCTGA
- the LOC115169303 gene encoding ATP-sensitive inward rectifier potassium channel 10 isoform X3 — MEMEYIRLESCSPQKVCHSQTQTDVLKPLLGAGGSGGGGTLRRRRRVLSKDGRSNVRIEHISGRSALYMRDLWTTFLDMQWRWKFFLFTLTFTGTWFLFGVLWYLVALVHGDLLEFNPPSNHTPCVLQMQTLTGAFLFSLESQTTIGYGFRCITEECPAAIILLILQLVITMVLEIFITGTFLAKVARPKKRGETVKFSQHAVVSSHEGRPCLMIRVANMRKSLLLGCQVTGKLLQTSHTKEGETVRLDQRNVPFQVDTSSDSPFLILPLTFYHIIDDNSPLRAWAAKGGGWTDPELADFELLVIMSATVEPTSATCQVRTSYLPDEILWGYEFPPVVSLSPSGKYVADFAFFDKVAKTKTTPLFKTSRPQSYHGNGGGGGGGVEGTDPEKIRLEQSYRERGEEGRGRVRDSSPLSVRISNV; from the exons ATGGAGATGGAATACATCCGATTGGAAAG CTGCTCCCCTCAGAAGGTGTGTCACTCGCAGACACAGACAGACGTTCTAAAGCCCCTATTGGGCGCCGGGGGATCTGGCGGGGGCGGGACCTTGAGGAGgcggagacgtgttctgtctaaGGATGGGCGGAGTAACGTACGCATCGAACACATCAGCGGGCGGTCGGCCCTGTACATGCGTGACCTCTGGACGACATTCCTGGATATGCAGTGGCGGTGGAAGTTCTTTCTCTTCACCCTTACCTTCACGGGGACGTGGTTCCTGTTCGGGGTTCTGTGGTACCTGGTGGCATTAGTGCATGGAGATCTGCTGg AGTTCAACCCACCGTCGAACCACACCCCGTGTGTGCTGCAGATGCAGACGCTGACTGGGGCATTCCTGTTCTCGCTGGAGTCCCAGACCACCATTGGCTACGGCTTCCGTTGCATCACAGAGGAATGTCCAGCTGCCATCATCCTCCTGATCCTGCAACTCGTCATCACCATGGTGCTGGAGATCTTCATCACCGGAACCTTCCTCGCCAAG GTGGCTCGGCCAAAGAAGCGAGGTGAGACGGTGAAGTTTAGCCAGCACGCCGTGGTGTCCAGTCACGAAGGCCGACCCTGCCTCATGATCCGAGTGGCCAACATGCGGAAGAGCCTGCTGCTGGGGTGCCAG GTGACGGGGAAGCTGCTGCAGACATCTCATACTAAGGAGGGGGAGACGGTGCGTCTGGACCAGAGGAACGTTCCCTTCCAGGTGGACACGTCCAGCGACAGCCCcttcctcatcctccccctcACATTTTACCACATCATAGACGACAACAGCCCGCTCAGGGCCTGGGCCGCCAAGG gcggGGGATGGACAGATCCTGAGCTGGCGGACTTTGAGCTGCTGGTTATCATGAGTGCCACGGTAGAGCCCACCTCAGCCACCTGCCAGGTGCGTACCTCCTACCTGCCTGACGAGATCCTGTGGGGGTATGAGTTCCCCCCTgtggtctccctctccccctcagggAAGTACGTGGCCGACTTTGCCTTCTTCGACAAAGTGGCCAAAACCAAGACCACGCCCCTCTTCAAAACATCCCGCCCACAGAGCTACCATGGCaacgggggaggaggaggtgggggggtggaggggactgACCCGGAGAAGATCCGATTGGAGcagagctacagggagagaggagaggaagggagagggagggtcaGAGACAGTAGCCCTCTCAGTGTCCGCATCAGCAATGTCTGA
- the LOC115169303 gene encoding ATP-sensitive inward rectifier potassium channel 10 isoform X2: protein MTSATPPSSRSCSPQKVCHSQTQTDVLKPLLGAGGSGGGGTLRRRRRVLSKDGRSNVRIEHISGRSALYMRDLWTTFLDMQWRWKFFLFTLTFTGTWFLFGVLWYLVALVHGDLLEFNPPSNHTPCVLQMQTLTGAFLFSLESQTTIGYGFRCITEECPAAIILLILQLVITMVLEIFITGTFLAKVARPKKRGETVKFSQHAVVSSHEGRPCLMIRVANMRKSLLLGCQVTGKLLQTSHTKEGETVRLDQRNVPFQVDTSSDSPFLILPLTFYHIIDDNSPLRAWAAKGGGWTDPELADFELLVIMSATVEPTSATCQVRTSYLPDEILWGYEFPPVVSLSPSGKYVADFAFFDKVAKTKTTPLFKTSRPQSYHGNGGGGGGGVEGTDPEKIRLEQSYRERGEEGRGRVRDSSPLSVRISNV from the exons ATGACATCTGCCACGCCCCCTTCCTCCCGAAGCTGCTCCCCTCAGAAGGTGTGTCACTCGCAGACACAGACAGACGTTCTAAAGCCCCTATTGGGCGCCGGGGGATCTGGCGGGGGCGGGACCTTGAGGAGgcggagacgtgttctgtctaaGGATGGGCGGAGTAACGTACGCATCGAACACATCAGCGGGCGGTCGGCCCTGTACATGCGTGACCTCTGGACGACATTCCTGGATATGCAGTGGCGGTGGAAGTTCTTTCTCTTCACCCTTACCTTCACGGGGACGTGGTTCCTGTTCGGGGTTCTGTGGTACCTGGTGGCATTAGTGCATGGAGATCTGCTGg AGTTCAACCCACCGTCGAACCACACCCCGTGTGTGCTGCAGATGCAGACGCTGACTGGGGCATTCCTGTTCTCGCTGGAGTCCCAGACCACCATTGGCTACGGCTTCCGTTGCATCACAGAGGAATGTCCAGCTGCCATCATCCTCCTGATCCTGCAACTCGTCATCACCATGGTGCTGGAGATCTTCATCACCGGAACCTTCCTCGCCAAG GTGGCTCGGCCAAAGAAGCGAGGTGAGACGGTGAAGTTTAGCCAGCACGCCGTGGTGTCCAGTCACGAAGGCCGACCCTGCCTCATGATCCGAGTGGCCAACATGCGGAAGAGCCTGCTGCTGGGGTGCCAG GTGACGGGGAAGCTGCTGCAGACATCTCATACTAAGGAGGGGGAGACGGTGCGTCTGGACCAGAGGAACGTTCCCTTCCAGGTGGACACGTCCAGCGACAGCCCcttcctcatcctccccctcACATTTTACCACATCATAGACGACAACAGCCCGCTCAGGGCCTGGGCCGCCAAGG gcggGGGATGGACAGATCCTGAGCTGGCGGACTTTGAGCTGCTGGTTATCATGAGTGCCACGGTAGAGCCCACCTCAGCCACCTGCCAGGTGCGTACCTCCTACCTGCCTGACGAGATCCTGTGGGGGTATGAGTTCCCCCCTgtggtctccctctccccctcagggAAGTACGTGGCCGACTTTGCCTTCTTCGACAAAGTGGCCAAAACCAAGACCACGCCCCTCTTCAAAACATCCCGCCCACAGAGCTACCATGGCaacgggggaggaggaggtgggggggtggaggggactgACCCGGAGAAGATCCGATTGGAGcagagctacagggagagaggagaggaagggagagggagggtcaGAGACAGTAGCCCTCTCAGTGTCCGCATCAGCAATGTCTGA